A single Coregonus clupeaformis isolate EN_2021a unplaced genomic scaffold, ASM2061545v1 scaf0347, whole genome shotgun sequence DNA region contains:
- the LOC121560954 gene encoding serine/threonine-protein kinase Nek8-like has translation MEYSTKTLAAGCFGKIYREKYNDTWAAIKKVPQHLINRRDLERECQVYNKAIHPNIVKLLGNPTLKDSKWIIPMEFIFGEELETTIFKSQKSKIQLTPSIKATIITGMCEGLLHLHSKDIVHQDLKPENIMVEHDTHRAVIIDMGLAKFFRNGLNSAVDMGNEAYSPPEVLQRRGHRDQRSDVWAMGKIIAELCARVRLHTPSVCPAKIHEILSLQGQQYCNAVCRMVQSDPTVRATMAGIMPEIRRAGGGGNTGEQQRGHLPTPFPHTEVKDTSPRPQAPVQRSPPLSRAECTASPRPDVKTLVRAPVRAPSPSRWERAALPKTEVKTEVKTTLQPQPVQRSPSPSRWERAALPKTEVKTEVKTTLQPQPVQRSPSPSRWERATLPKTEVKTEVKTTLQPQPVQRAASPKPEVKNSPSPHPKVDQGNALVPSGMAQPSQDVMKQLLYKEASKGLPCPLPTTGKVRIRRYEQRNGEVETWEQTEVETEGGRIVKFEDVMFNNKS, from the exons TAAGGCAATTCACCCTAACATAGTGAAGCTTCTGGGTAATCCAACACTCAAGGACTCTAAGTGGATCATCCCCATGGAGTTCATATTTGGAGAGGAACTGGAGACAACCATCTTCAAATCACAAAAATCTAAAATACAG TTAACTCCATCTATAAAGGCCACCATCATCACAGGCATGTGTGAAGGACTACTTCACCTACACAGCAAAGATATCGTCCATCAGGACCTCAAGCCTGAGAACATCATG GTAGAGCATGACACTCACCGAGCTGTGATCATTGATATGGGACTGGCCAAATTCTTCCGCAATGGCCTAAATTCTGCCGTGGATATGGGCAACGAGGCCTACTCTCCACCTGAGGTCCTGCAGAGGAGGGGCCACCGAGACCAGCGTTCGGACGTGTGGGCTATGGGTAAAATCATCGCTGAACTCTGTGCCAGAGTCAGGCTGCACACCCCCAGCGTCTGTCCGGCTAAGATCCATGAGATCCTCAGTCTCCAAGGCCAGCAGTACTGTAATGCTGTCTGTAGGATGGTGCAGAGCGACCCCACAGTGCGAGCCACCATGGCCGGGATCATGCCAGAGATACGAAGGGCAGGGGGAGGTGGCAACACCGGGGAGCAACAAAGAGGACATCTTCCGACACCCTTTCCTCACACTGAGGTAAAAGACACATCGCCACGTCCTCAAGCTCCTGTACAGCGTTCACCCCCTCTATCAAGAGCTGAGTGCACAGCCTCACCAAGGCCTGATGTCAAGACGCTAGTGCGAGCTCCTGTGCGAGCGCCTTCTCCATCAAGATGGGAGCGTGCAGCCTTGCCAAAGACTGAGGTCAAGACTGAGGTCAAGACAACACTGCAACCACAACCCGTACAGCGTTCACCTTCCCCGTCAAGATGGGAGCGTGCAGCCTTGCCAAAGACTGAAGTCAAGACTGAGGTCAAGACAACACTGCAACCACAACCCGTACAGCGTTCACCTTCCCCGTCAAGATGGGAGCGTGCAACCTTGCCAAAGACTGAGGTCAAGACTGAGGTCAAGACGACACTGCAACCACAACCTGTACAGCGGGCAGCCTCTCCAAAGCCTGAAGTCAAGAACTCACCGTCTCCCCATCCAAAGGTAGACCAGGGTAATGCACTGGTTCCATCAGGCATGGCTCAACCCAGTCAAGATGTCATGAAACAGCTTCTCTACAAAGAGGCGTCGAAGGGTCTCCCATGCCCACTCCCCACAACGGGCAAGGTGCGAATCCGCCGCTATGAGCAAAGGAATGGTGAAGTGGAGACTTGGGAGCAAACAGAGGTGGAGACTGAAGGAGGGAGGATAGTCAAGTTTGAGGATGTGATGTTTAACAACAAGTCGTAA